One genomic window of Cricetulus griseus strain 17A/GY chromosome 3, alternate assembly CriGri-PICRH-1.0, whole genome shotgun sequence includes the following:
- the Arv1 gene encoding protein ARV1 isoform X2, with protein sequence MGTGGRRGTRSGKGTEGAATVASPCLYRCIECNREAQELYRDYSHGVLKITICKSCQKPVDKYIEYDPVIILINAILCKAQAYRHILFNTKINIHGKLCMFCLLCEAYLRWWQLQDSSQNTAPDDLIRYAKEWDFYRMFVIASFEQAAFFAGIFAFLWVELPMTTKKKPNFVLLLKALLLSSYGKLLLIPAVIWEHDYTPLCLRLIKVFVLTSNFQAIRVTLNTNRRLSLLAVLSGLLLESIMVYFFQRMEWDVGSDCAVYKSQDF encoded by the exons ATGGGGACTGGCGGGCGTCGGGGGACGCGGTCCGGGAAGGGCACCGAGGGCGCGGCGACGGTTGCCTCTCCTTGTTTGTACCGCTGTATCGAGTGCAACCGGGAGGCCCAGGAGCTGTACCGGGACTACAGCCACGGCGTACTCAAGATAACCATCTGC aaaTCTTGCCAGAAACCAGTAGACAAATATATTGAGTATGATCCTGTTATTATCTTGATTAATGCCATTTTATGCAAAGCCCAGGCCTATCGACATATTCTTTTCAAcactaaaataaat ATCCATGGGAAACTCtgcatgttttgtttgctttgtgaagCATACCTGAGGTGGTGGCAGCTACAAGACTCAAGCCAGAACACAGCCCCAGATGACTTGATCCGATATGCCAAGGAGTGGGATTTCTACAGGATGTTTGTGATTGCTTCTTTCG AACAAGCTGCCTTTTTTGCTGGCATTTTTGCTTTCCTGTGGGTAGAGCTACCCatgacaacaaaaaaaaagcccaactTTGTTTTACTACTGAAAGCGCTGCTGTTGTCCAGCTATGGGAAACTCCTGCTAATCCCAGCTGTCATCTGGGAACATGACTACACACCTTTGTGCCTCAGGCTCATTAAAGTATTTGTCCTGACATCGAATTTCCAGGCAATCAGAG TGACTCTGAACACCAACCGCAGGCTCTCCCTGCTGGCTGTGCTGAGTGGCTTGCTGCTGGAGAGCATCATGGTCTACTTCTTCCAGAGGATGGAGTGGGATGTGGGCAGCGACTGTGCAGTCTACAAATCTCAGGACTTCTGA